One segment of Chionomys nivalis chromosome 1, mChiNiv1.1, whole genome shotgun sequence DNA contains the following:
- the LOC130885653 gene encoding uncharacterized protein LOC130885653, with protein MAKGPPQESPALSPMAGQQRDRREPPPDSTSHALPLREGPNGQQQYWPFSASDLCNWKQHNPSFSKNPVALTNLIESILVTHQPTWDDCQQLLQALLTSEEKQRVFLEARRNVPGDNGHPTLLPNEIDEAFPLMRPDWDFTTAAGRGHLRLYRQLLVAGLRGAARRPTNLAQVRQVIQGNEETPAAFLERLKDAYRMYTPYDPGELGQATSISMSFIWQSSPDIRSKLQRLEGLQGYTIQDLLKEAKKEAER; from the coding sequence ATGGCCAAGGGGCCCCCACAAGAATCCCCGGCCCTCTCACCTATGGCTGGCCAACAGAGGGACAGACGCGAGCCGCCGCCTGATTCCACCTCCCACGCCCTTCCCCTCCGAGAGGGTCCGAATGGACAGCAACAGTACTggccattctcagcttctgatctctgtaactggaaacagcataacccttccttttccaaaaacccagtggcgttgactaatctaatcgagtctattttagtcacccaccagcccacctgggatgattgccagcaactcttgcaagccctgctgacctcagaggaaaagcaaagagtctttttggAGGCTCGGAGAAACGTTCCAGGCGACAACGGTCACCCAACCCTTTTGCCTAACGAAATTGATGAGGCCTTCCCTCTGATGCGACCTGATTGGGACTTCACCACAGCTGCAGGTAGGGGACACCTACGCCTCTATCGCCAGCTGCTTGTAGCGGGTCTCCGAGGGGCGGCACGCCGCCCCACCAATTTGGCCCAGGTTAGGCAAGTAATACAGGGAAATGAAGAGACGCCCGCAGCCTTCTTAGAGAGGCTCAAGGATGCTTATAGGATGTATACTCCCTATGACCCGGGGGAACTGGGGCAGGCCACTAGcatttcaatgtcctttatttggcagtccagtccggatatcagaagtaaattacagaggctggaaggtctgcagggatatacaatacaggatctgctgaaggaggcaaagaaagaggcagagagatag